The following coding sequences lie in one Alicyclobacillus curvatus genomic window:
- a CDS encoding pseudouridine-5'-phosphate glycosidase, whose amino-acid sequence MTQNTNAVIRELLQPSEEVADAINEGRPVVALETTIVTHGMPYPVNVETALSVERIIRQAGAVPATISIGNGKIRVGLSSDEIEALAHEQDVVKASRRDLPVLLAMKKSGSTTVAATMIAAELAGIRVFVTGGIGGVHRGAERTMDVSADLQELARTDVIVVSAGAKAILDIGLTLEVLETYGVPVLGYQTDVFPAFYTRDSGFPANFRVDTAQAVADIARVKWGLGLHGGMLVGNPIPLDAELDSQEIQRAIETALAHADEQGITGKDVTPFLLSQMEFLTVGKSLVANVRLIEHNALVGAQIANAVAERRD is encoded by the coding sequence ATGACCCAGAACACGAACGCAGTAATCCGAGAGCTTCTGCAGCCAAGCGAAGAAGTAGCGGACGCCATCAATGAAGGACGGCCAGTCGTCGCACTGGAAACAACCATTGTGACACATGGCATGCCCTACCCCGTCAACGTCGAGACGGCGTTGTCGGTCGAACGCATCATTCGCCAGGCCGGGGCTGTGCCCGCGACAATCAGTATTGGTAACGGGAAAATCCGCGTAGGCTTGAGCAGTGATGAAATTGAAGCGCTCGCTCACGAACAAGACGTGGTCAAGGCCAGCCGCAGGGATTTGCCGGTGCTGTTGGCGATGAAGAAGAGCGGATCGACAACGGTTGCAGCGACCATGATTGCTGCAGAATTGGCTGGCATTCGGGTGTTCGTGACAGGCGGAATCGGCGGTGTCCACAGAGGTGCAGAACGGACGATGGACGTTTCAGCTGATTTACAGGAACTGGCGAGGACAGATGTCATTGTGGTTAGCGCAGGGGCCAAAGCCATTCTCGATATCGGACTGACTCTTGAAGTGCTTGAAACATACGGTGTTCCGGTCCTCGGGTACCAAACCGATGTGTTCCCCGCATTTTATACACGAGACAGCGGTTTTCCAGCCAACTTTCGCGTAGATACTGCGCAGGCGGTTGCAGATATTGCAAGAGTCAAGTGGGGCCTCGGTCTCCATGGTGGCATGCTCGTCGGAAACCCCATCCCGCTTGATGCAGAACTCGACAGCCAGGAGATTCAACGCGCAATCGAGACAGCCTTGGCGCACGCCGATGAGCAGGGCATAACTGGGAAAGATGTGACTCCGTTTCTTCTATCACAAATGGAATTTTTGACAGTTGGCAAATCTCTGGTCGCGAACGTACGGCTCATTGAACATAACGCGCTTGTCGGTGCCCAAATTGCGAATGCTGTTGCAGAACGCAGAGACTAG
- a CDS encoding PepSY domain-containing protein — protein sequence MVRKLSKGSARGLLLATVSISGLATVPTAFANIASPPKLSAKQAEQIAVSTFSIPTTYTLQSENYNSSNSLTQPSAYSLNYQSTDSAMRSQSIYVTIDANTGTVLNYSRPSSDSQFVFPAPVSAKQAQQIANGWAQKLYPSQFSNVKPLPLTPNAGSLVGPTQYTYTYERVVNGIAAPFNGFSVTIDQNGKLVGVSDSWTNLNFPSQTKAISQSAANSLYQKALTLHLEYQTVYQSAGKSSTELVYQGTPQFYPNWWGQQFNSTSVIEFPVINAATGSIVDATGSTYQPAKYAQPKPLVPGGPTGLQNPKPVNWTEQQALSYAQTLFNITGSDTLTSVNQYTNPSADTTWNFGWQRANHMSLQVSIDAKYGFLTSFNQYPMQPQKPASNKAPKLTQAQIDATVTAFVKKAFANDTGDLGLTQSPTNVNNSNGLNTSYQIVRLVGGIPDQSQSGNVYVDPQTGLIQSLWMNNTAQSTASLPSISKAMSETQAISKWMQARPLQLEYLETQPQLASKLATNGKVPNPPAQQPEVLLTYAPIATQNSSGAFNAVTGMFETSTTTPYTGTIQDISGVSGAAQIQLLVDRELMTVDSQGNVHPGQTMTHAAFMKLLVDALGLQGRYNPQILSSAAAKSALAGVPKNAPDYQEIGSAYSMGWIPMNEPFQPNALTTRDYAAQVLARALGFTPLLAHPEAFQFSPSDVASITSSDLAGDALAATLGMLPLQNGAFHPNNDITLADTAIAVVQAAVIEGEQGHPYPPGPRPLG from the coding sequence ATGGTAAGGAAGTTAAGCAAGGGTTCAGCGCGGGGTCTTCTCCTTGCAACAGTCAGCATATCGGGGCTGGCAACGGTTCCGACGGCATTCGCAAACATCGCGTCGCCGCCAAAACTGAGTGCAAAGCAGGCGGAGCAAATTGCCGTTTCCACATTTTCAATCCCAACTACTTACACGCTACAAAGTGAGAACTATAACAGCAGCAACTCTCTCACGCAGCCATCAGCGTATTCGCTAAATTATCAAAGCACAGACTCGGCCATGAGAAGCCAATCCATTTACGTCACGATTGACGCGAATACAGGGACGGTTCTCAATTACAGCCGTCCGTCTTCAGACAGTCAGTTTGTTTTTCCTGCGCCGGTGTCCGCAAAGCAGGCACAGCAAATTGCGAATGGTTGGGCACAAAAGTTGTATCCCTCGCAATTTTCTAATGTGAAACCGTTGCCGTTAACTCCGAACGCCGGATCGCTGGTGGGTCCGACGCAGTATACTTACACTTACGAACGTGTCGTGAACGGTATTGCAGCTCCATTTAACGGTTTCTCTGTGACGATTGACCAAAACGGCAAGCTTGTTGGTGTGAGCGACAGTTGGACAAACTTGAACTTTCCGTCGCAGACAAAGGCTATCTCCCAGTCAGCGGCCAATTCTCTCTACCAAAAGGCTCTGACTTTACACCTTGAATATCAAACGGTGTATCAATCCGCTGGGAAGTCGTCTACTGAGCTTGTCTATCAAGGAACGCCGCAATTCTACCCCAACTGGTGGGGACAACAGTTCAACAGCACCAGTGTGATTGAGTTTCCCGTTATCAACGCGGCAACAGGTAGCATTGTCGATGCTACCGGATCGACCTACCAACCCGCAAAATACGCCCAGCCAAAACCACTCGTTCCCGGCGGGCCAACTGGGTTGCAGAACCCGAAACCTGTAAATTGGACAGAGCAACAGGCGCTCAGTTATGCACAAACCCTTTTCAACATTACGGGCAGTGATACACTCACCAGTGTAAATCAGTACACCAATCCGAGTGCCGATACAACCTGGAACTTCGGTTGGCAGAGAGCGAATCACATGAGCTTGCAGGTATCTATCGACGCGAAATACGGTTTCCTCACAAGCTTTAACCAATATCCGATGCAGCCTCAAAAGCCAGCCAGCAACAAAGCACCAAAGCTGACACAGGCGCAAATCGATGCCACAGTGACAGCGTTTGTCAAGAAAGCATTCGCGAACGATACCGGAGACCTGGGGCTTACCCAAAGTCCCACAAACGTTAATAACTCGAACGGGTTGAATACGTCGTACCAAATCGTTCGCTTAGTTGGGGGAATTCCTGACCAATCACAGAGCGGAAATGTATACGTCGACCCACAAACGGGTCTGATACAGAGCTTGTGGATGAACAACACTGCGCAGTCCACAGCCTCGTTACCGAGCATCTCCAAAGCGATGTCAGAGACCCAGGCTATCTCGAAGTGGATGCAAGCGCGACCACTTCAACTTGAATACCTAGAAACGCAGCCCCAACTTGCGTCGAAACTGGCCACAAACGGCAAAGTACCGAACCCGCCGGCGCAGCAGCCAGAGGTCCTGCTCACGTATGCTCCAATCGCCACCCAGAATTCCTCCGGCGCATTTAACGCGGTTACCGGGATGTTTGAGACATCGACAACGACCCCTTACACCGGGACGATTCAGGACATTAGCGGCGTCTCCGGGGCGGCCCAAATACAGCTTCTGGTCGACCGGGAACTGATGACCGTGGACAGTCAGGGTAACGTTCACCCAGGCCAGACAATGACGCACGCTGCGTTCATGAAGTTGCTCGTCGATGCACTTGGACTGCAAGGTCGTTACAATCCGCAAATACTGTCCAGCGCTGCTGCCAAATCTGCACTTGCAGGTGTACCGAAGAACGCTCCTGACTACCAGGAGATTGGCTCTGCGTACTCCATGGGCTGGATTCCCATGAATGAACCGTTCCAGCCAAACGCCCTCACAACACGAGATTATGCAGCTCAAGTTCTGGCTCGGGCACTTGGCTTCACGCCACTCCTAGCTCACCCCGAAGCCTTCCAGTTCTCCCCGAGCGATGTTGCAAGCATCACGAGTTCAGACCTTGCAGGGGATGCCCTCGCAGCTACACTTGGGATGTTGCCGCTCCAAAATGGCGCGTTTCATCCAAACAACGACATCACGCTGGCGGATACGGCGATAGCCGTCGTACAGGCAGCCGTGATTGAGGGAGAGCAAGGGCACCCCTATCCGCCTGGACCACGGCCACTAGGCTAG
- a CDS encoding class I mannose-6-phosphate isomerase, which produces MFARNSRDGLPDGPVGEYWVLSGHPNGVSIASNGPYQGYSLVELTEMFPTEYLGESMQPRFPLLIKFLEAADDLSVQVHPSDDMAQAVERDYGKTEAWYVLESDPNGQVVYGHNFSSREELKHAFETERVAEYLHYQPIHPRDTVFVPSQTLHALLKGTKVIEVQQTSDVTYRVYDWDRVGIDGSPRELHIDKAADVLFDDQGHGKASGSVVSRSTPRLALHASAGNTRLLVDCPYFTLYEWEIGPQTEALLTRTGSVTPDVIIVVEGTGTMTWGSGDQVSLGVGDQISLAPGDTCLIPVSLAEVRISASSGESSEKGPYQSADGSLRLLLARY; this is translated from the coding sequence ATGTTTGCACGGAATTCAAGGGATGGACTGCCAGATGGTCCGGTCGGGGAGTACTGGGTCCTTTCAGGCCATCCGAACGGCGTGAGCATTGCATCGAACGGTCCGTATCAAGGGTATTCGTTGGTCGAACTCACCGAGATGTTTCCAACCGAGTACCTAGGCGAGTCGATGCAGCCACGCTTTCCGTTGCTCATAAAATTCCTGGAAGCCGCCGATGACCTGTCTGTACAGGTACATCCTTCTGATGATATGGCGCAAGCGGTCGAAAGAGACTACGGGAAGACCGAGGCATGGTACGTCCTTGAATCTGATCCGAACGGGCAAGTGGTGTACGGGCACAATTTCTCCTCTCGCGAGGAGCTGAAACATGCGTTCGAAACCGAGAGAGTCGCTGAATATCTTCATTACCAACCGATTCATCCTCGCGACACGGTTTTTGTCCCCTCGCAAACCCTCCATGCTCTACTGAAGGGTACAAAGGTGATTGAAGTTCAGCAGACCTCTGATGTAACGTATCGCGTCTATGACTGGGATCGCGTTGGTATCGACGGATCGCCACGCGAACTGCATATCGATAAAGCCGCAGATGTTTTGTTTGATGACCAGGGCCATGGCAAAGCGTCAGGGTCCGTGGTGTCGCGGAGTACCCCCCGGTTAGCGCTGCACGCCTCTGCGGGTAACACCAGGCTCCTCGTAGACTGTCCGTATTTTACGCTCTATGAATGGGAGATTGGGCCACAGACTGAAGCATTGCTCACCCGCACAGGCAGTGTCACACCGGATGTGATTATTGTCGTGGAGGGAACAGGGACAATGACTTGGGGTTCTGGTGACCAGGTTTCTCTGGGCGTTGGCGACCAGATTTCTCTAGCTCCAGGGGACACATGCCTCATCCCGGTGTCATTGGCCGAAGTGCGCATCAGTGCTTCTTCGGGGGAGTCGAGTGAGAAAGGCCCGTATCAGAGTGCTGACGGCTCGCTGCGACTCTTGCTTGCCAGGTACTGA
- a CDS encoding chemotaxis protein CheA: MNEQYLDLFVDESSQHLQEMTNGLMELEQKSTNLDVIQTVFRAAHTLKGMSATMGFDRMSRLTHQMENGLDSMRHGQLEPSSAVIDALFACVDTLEAQLQAITSTGTDAGVDETTALAALESILNPSQSQHAASKQHPGQEHSARGEALSSAASAANLDVWWGPLYGGIKSVAESGMPVLEAVVSMVPDCPMPAVRAFMVLRDVGDNGEILATEPSAEAIQGGECGSELRFVLATDMNPEALVASIKRMLDIDSVQISPIEFAKIEAGATATVPPEAPGLAQAGKSSQKAASQESEGAQGAAKDSRFATDVGERSSSSEARSGASSGNGGRRANHAIRVDLEKLDTLMNLFSEFVIDKTRLESIAQKRADSELADTVSHLSRVGSELQDVVLKIRMVPLETVFNRFPRMVRDLAKSLEKQVTFEVSGDDTELDRTLADEIGDPLVHLIRNALDHGLESPAERIQAGKSETGQIRLMAYQARNKVYIEISDDGHGIDRQRVVQKAIRNGQLSESQAAALRDEQVYDLLFQSGFSTAEKISDISGRGVGLDVVKNKIQSLGGDVHVESTLGSGSRFIIELPLTLSIMHAMLVGIGEETYAVPLGDIAHVVRMNESEIQRVRDMDMVLFMGNLIPVVRLPALLGAGHGADSHTEAQRNRGRGLGSPMLVVRKGDRLLALEVEEFIGQQEIVIKSLGTYFKTLPNGVAGATILGDGRVALILDAHAWLR; the protein is encoded by the coding sequence GTGAACGAGCAATATCTCGACTTATTTGTGGACGAGTCTTCACAGCATCTGCAGGAAATGACGAACGGACTCATGGAATTGGAACAGAAGTCTACAAATTTGGACGTGATTCAAACTGTCTTCCGCGCTGCCCACACCCTCAAAGGTATGTCAGCGACGATGGGGTTTGATAGAATGTCACGTCTTACTCACCAGATGGAAAATGGATTAGACTCAATGCGCCATGGGCAGCTTGAACCGAGCAGTGCCGTGATTGATGCCCTGTTTGCATGCGTGGATACCCTCGAAGCTCAACTTCAGGCTATCACCAGTACAGGCACGGATGCCGGCGTCGACGAAACAACTGCTCTTGCCGCGCTTGAGTCTATTCTCAATCCGTCGCAGTCGCAGCACGCCGCGTCGAAACAACACCCTGGACAAGAGCACTCGGCCCGCGGGGAGGCCCTCAGCAGCGCCGCCTCTGCAGCAAACTTGGACGTCTGGTGGGGCCCTTTGTACGGGGGCATAAAGTCGGTGGCGGAAAGTGGTATGCCAGTGCTGGAAGCCGTCGTTTCGATGGTGCCGGACTGCCCGATGCCTGCGGTGCGCGCGTTTATGGTCCTTCGTGACGTCGGTGACAACGGAGAAATTCTCGCCACCGAACCGTCCGCAGAAGCGATTCAGGGGGGCGAATGCGGCTCTGAGTTGCGATTTGTTCTCGCTACGGATATGAACCCCGAAGCACTGGTTGCATCCATCAAACGAATGCTAGACATCGACAGTGTTCAGATATCTCCCATCGAGTTTGCAAAGATAGAGGCAGGGGCAACAGCTACTGTACCGCCAGAGGCGCCCGGTTTGGCGCAGGCGGGGAAATCGAGTCAGAAAGCGGCATCACAAGAGTCAGAGGGGGCACAAGGTGCGGCGAAGGACAGTCGGTTTGCGACCGACGTCGGCGAGCGTTCATCTTCTTCCGAGGCGAGGTCTGGCGCGTCCTCAGGTAATGGCGGACGCCGCGCAAATCACGCAATTCGCGTAGATTTGGAAAAACTCGATACCCTGATGAATCTGTTCAGCGAGTTTGTGATTGACAAAACACGTCTTGAATCTATCGCCCAAAAACGTGCAGACAGCGAACTTGCTGATACCGTGTCTCACCTGTCCCGTGTTGGCTCGGAATTGCAGGATGTTGTGCTCAAAATCCGAATGGTTCCGCTGGAGACGGTTTTTAATCGGTTCCCGAGAATGGTTCGGGACTTGGCGAAGTCGTTAGAAAAGCAGGTTACATTTGAAGTCTCAGGTGATGATACTGAACTTGACCGAACGCTGGCTGACGAAATTGGCGATCCCTTGGTACATCTGATTCGCAACGCGCTCGACCACGGGCTTGAATCTCCTGCCGAGCGGATCCAAGCTGGCAAGTCTGAGACAGGGCAAATCAGGTTGATGGCCTATCAGGCCCGGAATAAGGTCTACATTGAAATATCCGATGACGGACACGGGATAGACCGTCAGCGGGTTGTACAAAAAGCGATTCGAAATGGACAATTGTCGGAATCCCAGGCAGCAGCTCTTCGGGACGAACAGGTGTACGACCTACTGTTCCAGTCGGGTTTCAGCACCGCGGAGAAGATATCGGACATCTCAGGACGTGGTGTCGGACTTGATGTGGTCAAGAATAAAATACAGTCCCTTGGTGGAGACGTGCACGTTGAATCGACTTTGGGCAGCGGATCGCGATTTATCATTGAGCTTCCACTCACTCTGTCCATCATGCACGCGATGTTGGTCGGAATTGGCGAGGAGACGTACGCGGTTCCGCTCGGGGACATTGCGCACGTCGTGCGGATGAATGAAAGTGAGATTCAGCGTGTACGGGACATGGATATGGTTCTCTTCATGGGCAACCTCATTCCCGTGGTACGCCTTCCTGCCTTACTTGGTGCGGGACATGGTGCAGACTCTCACACGGAAGCACAAAGGAATCGTGGGCGCGGGCTCGGTTCTCCCATGTTGGTGGTCAGAAAGGGAGATAGGTTGCTCGCGCTTGAGGTTGAGGAGTTCATTGGTCAGCAGGAAATTGTCATCAAGTCCCTGGGGACGTATTTTAAAACTCTCCCAAATGGGGTGGCCGGGGCAACAATTCTCGGCGACGGGCGAGTTGCGCTGATTCTCGATGCGCACGCTTGGCTGCGTTAA
- a CDS encoding response regulator: MAKIMIVDDAAFMRMMLKNTLEEGGHMVIGEAVNGRDAVEKFAELRPEVVTMDITMPDMDGIEAVRTIMGRHPEARILMCSAMGQQQMVLDAIQAGAKGFIVKPFNKQKVLEEIERVCG, from the coding sequence ATGGCAAAGATCATGATTGTAGATGATGCTGCATTTATGAGGATGATGTTGAAGAACACCCTCGAAGAGGGCGGACATATGGTGATTGGTGAAGCCGTAAATGGAAGAGATGCAGTTGAGAAGTTTGCGGAGCTTCGCCCAGAGGTTGTAACCATGGACATCACTATGCCAGACATGGATGGCATCGAGGCTGTACGGACAATCATGGGTCGACACCCCGAAGCACGCATCCTGATGTGCAGTGCAATGGGACAGCAGCAGATGGTGCTTGACGCCATCCAAGCGGGAGCAAAAGGGTTCATAGTCAAGCCCTTCAATAAACAGAAGGTGCTGGAAGAAATCGAACGGGTCTGTGGCTGA
- a CDS encoding response regulator transcription factor produces the protein MPDRARILVVDDESRVRSMIHQYLTAEGYDVLTVGTGQEALDIIRREDVQLVVLDWMLPGGMNGLEVCREIRKISSIAVIMLTAKTEETDMIVGLEMGADDYVTKPFRMRELTARIRTVLRRTNQGPETSQPTTLIRGTLVIEPDKFIVRKDGEDIVLTPAEFKILVTLATRPGVVFSRLQLSEIALGDDYIHYERSIDTHISHLRKKLEANPSQPEYIQTVYGVGYRFGVPV, from the coding sequence ATGCCCGATCGCGCACGAATCCTCGTTGTTGATGACGAATCACGGGTTCGTTCAATGATTCACCAGTACCTGACCGCAGAAGGTTACGACGTCCTGACTGTGGGAACCGGGCAGGAAGCCTTAGATATTATCCGCCGTGAGGACGTACAGCTCGTTGTACTCGACTGGATGTTGCCAGGCGGCATGAATGGTCTTGAAGTGTGTCGCGAAATTCGCAAGATAAGCTCCATCGCGGTCATCATGCTGACGGCCAAGACCGAAGAGACGGACATGATTGTAGGACTTGAAATGGGTGCTGACGACTACGTCACCAAACCGTTTCGGATGCGGGAGTTGACCGCCAGAATTCGAACCGTTCTGCGGCGGACCAATCAAGGCCCGGAAACGTCTCAGCCAACCACACTCATCCGCGGCACCCTTGTCATTGAACCGGACAAGTTCATTGTCCGCAAAGACGGAGAAGATATTGTTCTGACGCCGGCTGAGTTTAAGATTCTTGTTACGCTCGCAACCCGACCCGGAGTGGTCTTTAGTCGGTTACAGTTGTCAGAGATAGCACTTGGCGATGACTACATTCACTATGAACGCAGCATCGATACGCACATTAGTCACTTGCGCAAGAAACTCGAAGCCAATCCTTCGCAACCGGAATATATTCAAACCGTGTACGGTGTTGGCTACAGGTTTGGAGTCCCTGTATGA
- a CDS encoding ketopantoate reductase family protein produces the protein MNVVVIGAGAVGGYFGGRLAQAGADVSFYVRDKRFKQLRERGLQVRSTHGDFTLNPHLVTEMSELPNADIVLLTVKGYHLPGTFPVLDALVARGAVVLPLLNGVNHIDTLVQRYEAAHVLGGACYIESTLTDDGDIAHTSPMHDIVFGPLPDDSVHGLGGPGRAMLEQLQNTFVAANVNSTLSADVLADMWQKYVFLTSFSAVTAAVRGPIGKVLQDEIARNLLIQLVKEVEAIARAKGVGLADDLVNQIVQRLYHVSPSMTSSLHRDLEKGMPLELDELQGAAVHMGRQVGVDTPGFAVIYALLHPYASGVSGR, from the coding sequence ATGAACGTCGTTGTAATCGGTGCGGGGGCTGTCGGAGGGTATTTCGGAGGCAGACTCGCGCAGGCAGGCGCGGATGTGTCGTTTTACGTACGAGACAAGAGATTCAAACAACTGCGTGAACGGGGACTTCAGGTTCGCAGTACACACGGAGACTTCACGCTGAATCCCCATCTCGTCACTGAGATGTCGGAGCTTCCAAACGCGGATATTGTGCTTCTGACCGTCAAGGGCTATCACCTGCCAGGCACTTTTCCTGTGCTGGATGCGCTGGTGGCGAGAGGGGCAGTGGTCTTGCCGCTTCTCAACGGAGTCAACCACATTGATACCCTTGTACAAAGATACGAAGCCGCACATGTACTAGGCGGAGCGTGCTACATAGAGTCAACACTGACGGACGACGGAGACATTGCACATACGAGTCCCATGCATGACATTGTTTTCGGGCCGCTTCCGGACGACAGTGTACATGGCTTAGGCGGGCCAGGGCGGGCCATGCTGGAACAATTGCAAAATACCTTTGTTGCGGCCAACGTAAACAGCACCTTGTCTGCGGATGTTCTAGCCGACATGTGGCAGAAGTACGTGTTTCTCACTTCGTTCAGTGCTGTAACAGCGGCTGTGAGAGGGCCCATTGGCAAGGTACTGCAGGATGAAATAGCCCGCAACCTGCTGATACAACTGGTCAAGGAAGTTGAGGCTATCGCTCGCGCGAAGGGTGTTGGATTGGCCGACGACCTGGTGAACCAAATTGTGCAGCGGCTGTACCATGTGTCACCCAGTATGACGTCGTCTCTACACCGCGATCTGGAAAAGGGCATGCCTCTTGAGCTGGATGAACTGCAAGGGGCTGCAGTCCACATGGGGCGGCAAGTTGGCGTTGATACGCCAGGTTTTGCAGTGATTTACGCATTGCTGCATCCGTACGCTTCTGGGGTTTCTGGTCGGTAG
- a CDS encoding purine-binding chemotaxis protein CheW: MEQAVLFEVDGQTYGFDISFVESIERPQAVTRLPGTADFVRGLMNLRGVIVPVIDGRRFFDRSPFLPGQQTRTIILGQDGVRVGLMVDGTRNVIDVTPDMVQPVPEDMKQSAKVKLEGIMYVDSRVVSLLDASPVLDSSIAVV, encoded by the coding sequence ATGGAACAAGCCGTCTTGTTTGAAGTGGATGGACAAACGTATGGATTCGATATCTCATTTGTGGAGTCGATTGAACGACCCCAGGCTGTGACCAGGCTACCCGGAACGGCGGATTTTGTTCGCGGGTTAATGAATCTCAGGGGTGTCATTGTCCCGGTGATTGATGGCCGGCGCTTTTTTGACCGAAGTCCGTTTTTACCAGGGCAGCAGACCCGAACCATCATCCTCGGGCAGGACGGGGTTCGTGTTGGTTTGATGGTCGATGGAACCCGAAATGTCATCGACGTAACGCCTGACATGGTTCAACCAGTCCCGGAAGATATGAAACAAAGTGCCAAGGTGAAACTAGAGGGCATCATGTACGTCGACTCCCGTGTTGTCAGTCTCTTGGATGCGTCACCTGTCCTTGATTCCAGCATCGCTGTCGTGTAA
- a CDS encoding cell division protein FtsJ yields MKQTYSLDVYLDDLRMPPPGFTVVRTIDECVLLLEETEVVRLSLDYHLGNGHTADEIARWIVETGHWPREIYLHSSDMGARQRLYSYLSHHAPSEVLVHTGPFPGQ; encoded by the coding sequence GTGAAGCAAACGTACTCTTTGGACGTGTATCTCGACGACCTTCGGATGCCGCCGCCAGGATTCACGGTTGTGCGAACGATTGATGAGTGTGTGTTGCTGCTCGAGGAGACTGAAGTGGTGCGGCTATCTCTCGACTATCACCTGGGCAACGGCCACACTGCCGATGAAATCGCGCGGTGGATTGTGGAAACGGGGCACTGGCCGCGGGAAATTTACTTACATTCCTCAGACATGGGGGCGCGCCAGCGATTGTACAGCTATCTGTCGCATCACGCCCCGAGTGAGGTTTTGGTGCACACGGGCCCATTTCCGGGCCAGTAA
- a CDS encoding carbohydrate kinase family protein, whose amino-acid sequence MNHPQKILVIGGANIDIKGRADDALTLYTSNPGVVWRSPGGVGRNIAQSLATVGTSVALMTALGSDVDGTWLREDLEKAGVDTSPTIMLSRFRTGTYLAVVDVRGELIAAVSDMSIMTALTPTLIRQTISDIKDISMICVDTNLTPDSLTAVVESAKEQGIRVVCEPVSVVKAKRMMGLLSGLFAITPNQDELAHLSGMPVSSFEDVVAASRRLTDAGTSIVVTTRGASGSVVVTAADVWELAAVKVRPVDVTGAGDAFTAGFVSGLVRGLAADAAAKYGHELAAKVVASDQSVLSADV is encoded by the coding sequence ATGAACCATCCGCAAAAGATCCTCGTCATTGGCGGCGCGAACATCGACATCAAAGGTCGCGCTGACGATGCATTGACCCTCTATACCAGCAACCCTGGTGTCGTGTGGAGAAGTCCAGGCGGCGTAGGTCGAAATATTGCCCAAAGTCTTGCGACTGTTGGTACATCTGTAGCGTTGATGACCGCGCTTGGATCCGATGTCGATGGCACGTGGCTTCGCGAAGACTTGGAGAAAGCTGGTGTCGACACTTCACCGACAATCATGTTGTCACGGTTTCGCACTGGCACGTATCTGGCTGTCGTCGACGTCCGTGGAGAACTTATCGCGGCGGTATCCGACATGTCCATCATGACTGCACTCACCCCTACGTTGATTCGTCAGACCATAAGCGACATAAAAGACATCTCGATGATTTGCGTAGATACGAATCTCACGCCAGACAGTCTTACCGCAGTTGTCGAATCGGCCAAGGAGCAGGGGATTCGCGTGGTGTGTGAACCTGTTTCCGTTGTCAAGGCAAAGCGGATGATGGGTCTTCTCTCCGGCTTGTTTGCGATTACTCCGAACCAAGATGAACTCGCGCACTTATCAGGTATGCCTGTATCGTCGTTTGAAGACGTTGTTGCTGCTTCACGGCGCTTGACCGATGCCGGTACGAGCATTGTAGTAACGACCCGGGGAGCCAGCGGATCCGTTGTCGTGACCGCAGCAGACGTATGGGAACTGGCTGCGGTGAAAGTCCGTCCAGTCGACGTGACTGGAGCTGGTGACGCGTTTACGGCGGGATTTGTGTCCGGGCTGGTGCGCGGGCTGGCCGCAGATGCGGCGGCGAAGTATGGACATGAACTTGCGGCAAAGGTTGTTGCGAGTGACCAGTCGGTGCTAAGCGCGGATGTGTAA